A window of the Vigna angularis cultivar LongXiaoDou No.4 chromosome 3, ASM1680809v1, whole genome shotgun sequence genome harbors these coding sequences:
- the LOC108321958 gene encoding putative F-box protein At3g16210 has product MSDTVFLPHEILTEILRRLPPKSLLRFTTVCKSWRSLITHPSFISLHHRHSSSVLLLQFSNRFILPHRHHHPSTTLRLPSLPHHDYSVVSFCNGLVCVAYGEHCQTVIVCNPCIRRFVTLPAPLQYPCYYTSNVALGFDSSKCDYKVVRISCMVDDERFGLSAPEVEVFSLATGSWRTLDHGIAPVCYVARDSPPGFHDGLVHWVAKRYVAGGWYNFVLSFHFEGEMFREVMLPESLARRTSWGMIKVVGGGNGKTLTVYDVDGGSPCSCNIWMMKEYGEVESWKKAFSFLMSGFCLEAPSLGMMLTDVEIPPMELCVTCSGEVLLLVDVAGRRCLYSLDIKKKSFTDLQIEIGAGFVYCGYYAESLLLLNIASGVVSY; this is encoded by the coding sequence ATGTCTGACACCGTCTTCTTACCCCATGAAATCCTTACGGAAATCCTTCGCAGACTTCCGCCAAAGTCCCTTCTCAGATTCACCACCGTCTGCAAGTCATGGCGCTCTCTCATCACCCACCCATCCTTTATCTCTCTCCACCACCGTCACTCCTCCTCCGTTCTCCTCCTTCAGTTCAGCAACCGCTTCATCCTCCCCCACCGCCACCACCACCCCTCCACCACCCTCCGCCTCCCCTCCTTACCCCACCACGATTATTCCGTCGTTTCCTTCTGCAACGGCCTTGTTTGCGTCGCCTACGGTGAGCATTGCCAAACTGTCATCGTCTGCAACCCGTGTATTCGACGATTTGTCACCCTCCCCGCTCCCCTTCAGTACCCTTGCTACTACACTTCCAACGTTGCATTAGGCTTTGATTCCAGTAAATGTGATTACAAGGTGGTCAGGATTTCTTGCATGGTGGATGATGAAAGGTTCGGCCTTTCTGCTCCCGAGGTTGAGGTTTTCTCTCTTGCAACTGGGTCTTGGAGGACCCTTGATCATGGCATTGCTCCTGTCTGCTACGTTGCTAGAGATAGTCCCCCTGGATTTCACGATGGGCTTGTTCACTGGGTTGCCAAACGCTACGTGGCTGGTGGATGGTACAATTTTGTTTTGTCCTTTCACTTTGAGGGTGAGATGTTTCGTGAAGTTATGCTGCCAGAGAGCTTGGCTCGTCGTACCTCTTGGGGTATGATTAAGGTTGTTGGGGGTGGCAATGGGAAGACACTTACTGTGTACGATGTGGATGGGGGTTCTCCATGCTCTTGTAACATTTGGATGATGAAAGAATATGGTGAGGTGGAATCTTGGAAGAAggccttttcttttcttatgaGCGGATTTTGCTTGGAAGCACCGTCTTTGGGAATGATGCTCACTGACGTGGAAATTCCACCGATGGAATTGTGTGTTACGTGCAGTGGAGAGGTGTTGCTGCTAGTGGATGTGGCAGGAAGGAGATGCCTGTATTCGCTGGacataaagaagaaaagttttacGGACCTTCAAATTGAAATAGGCGCAGGGTTTGTTTATTGTGGTTATTATGCTGAGAGCTTACTTTTACTGAACATAGCAAGTGGTGTAGTTTCTTATTGA
- the LOC108321959 gene encoding uncharacterized protein LOC108321959 isoform X2 has product MMHSVRGGLGQTFALAKHNESEGRKTRIRRSKEERKAMVESFIQKYQDSNNGNFPSLNLTHKEVGGSFYTVREIVRDIIQENRVLGPAKFTLEDLNTDKFFEQNPLGSIARVPEPFSTASSIENHCESDKVQDTNKTMISVSDGSYTEVVDKVVDKGHVISFGHKEPIEAVVADGRDTRAEHQVVDQEHTMNVSPIGVTTNESVEISVDGCCTGNEYKFVDNGHVLNDSQKVEQELAAAKTPMTKVNAVTEDLIVETFPLTPGSMTADGIRSPEGLMDSRNSPETDMKMLELRQDEEKSELNGIEPSKNFNLLDNKFEDAPVNQILKNTSNTGLDKEESVGDISEESSNHSTHKEHYEFEDRTDSQVGVSHKNTITIDQSKKTDEIMTNTQTNNLSKTCKPSEEDDDLLKADKHIVEGQLGGNSQRSGTTVDRIHLESWDGADKNSAKREPNPLLAAWKVFVDAFVKFWSA; this is encoded by the exons ATGATGCATTCTGTAAGGGGTGGCCTGGGGCAAACGTTTGCGCTTGCTAAGCATAATGAATCGGAAGGGAGAAAGACTCGGATTCGGCGCTCCAAGGAGGAAAGAAAGGCAATGGTGGAATCCTTTATACAAAA ATACCAAGATTCAAACAACGGAAACTTTCCATCACTTAATCTTACACATAAAGAAGTCGGTGGCTCTTTCTACACAGTACGGGAGATTGTACGTgatataattcaagaaaataGAGTGTTGGGTCCTGCTAAGTTCACTTTGGAAGATCTAAACACTGATAAATTTTTTGAACAAAATCCGCTGGGTTCAATTGCCAGAGTTCCCGAACCTTTTTCCACTGCATCTTCAATTGAAAATCATTGTGAGTCTGACAAGGTTCAGGatacaaataaaacaatgaTTTCTGTTTCTGATGGGTCGTATACTGAAGTTGTGGACAAGGTGGTTGACAAAGGGCACGTCATAAGTTTTGGTCACAAGGAACCTATTGAAGCGGTTGTTGCTGATGGGCGTGATACTAGAGCTGAGCATCAAGTGGTTGACCAAGAGCATACCATGAATGTTAGCCCCATAGGTGTTACGACCAATGAATCTGTTGAAATTTCTGTGGATGGATGTTGCACTGGAAATGAGTACAAATTTGTCGACAACGGGCATGTCTTAAATGATAGCCAG AAAGTTGAACAAGAGTTGGCAGCTGCCAAAACACCAATGACCAAAGTAAATGCTGTGACAGAGGACTTAATAGTCGAGACATTTCCACTAACCCCTGGTTCCATGACTGCTGATGGAATAAGAAGTCCTGAAGGGTTGATGGACTCACGTAATTCACCAGAAACTGATATGAAAATGTTGGAATTGAGACAAGACGAGGAAAAGTCTGAATTAAATGGTATAGAGCCCTCGAAGAATTTCAATTTATTGGACAATAAATTTGAGGATGCCCCggtaaatcaaatattaaagaaCACCTCTAACACTGGGCTTGATAAGGAGGAGAGTGTAGGAGATATATCTGAAGAAAGCTCCAATCATTCTACCCACAAAGAACATTATGAATTTGAAGACCGCACTGATTCTCAAGTTGGAGTATCGCATAAAAATACCATAACCATCGACCAAAGCAAGAAAACGGATGAAATTATG ACAAACACTCAAACCAATAACCTCAGCAAGACATGTAAACCATCAGAGGAAGACGATGACCTGCTAAAAGCCGATAAACATATAGTTGAAGGTCAACTTGGTGGCAACTCTCAGAGAAGCGGCACAACTGTGGATAGGATACATCT AGAATCCTGGGATGGAGCAGATAAGAATTCCGCAAAGCGAGAACCCAACCCTCTTTTAGCTGCTTGGAAAGTTTTTGTGGATGCTTTTGTAAAATTTTGGTCGGCATGA
- the LOC108321959 gene encoding uncharacterized protein LOC108321959 isoform X1, with translation MMHSVRGGLGQTFALAKHNESEGRKTRIRRSKEERKAMVESFIQKYQDSNNGNFPSLNLTHKEVGGSFYTVREIVRDIIQENRVLGPAKFTLEDLNTDKFFEQNPLGSIARVPEPFSTASSIENHCESDKVQDTNKTMISVSDGSYTEVVDKVVDKGHVISFGHKEPIEAVVADGRDTRAEHQVVDQEHTMNVSPIGVTTNESVEISVDGCCTGNEYKFVDNGHVLNDSQVNIVCKESNKIAILEMQLNDSSTLKQKVEQELAAAKTPMTKVNAVTEDLIVETFPLTPGSMTADGIRSPEGLMDSRNSPETDMKMLELRQDEEKSELNGIEPSKNFNLLDNKFEDAPVNQILKNTSNTGLDKEESVGDISEESSNHSTHKEHYEFEDRTDSQVGVSHKNTITIDQSKKTDEIMTNTQTNNLSKTCKPSEEDDDLLKADKHIVEGQLGGNSQRSGTTVDRIHLESWDGADKNSAKREPNPLLAAWKVFVDAFVKFWSA, from the exons ATGATGCATTCTGTAAGGGGTGGCCTGGGGCAAACGTTTGCGCTTGCTAAGCATAATGAATCGGAAGGGAGAAAGACTCGGATTCGGCGCTCCAAGGAGGAAAGAAAGGCAATGGTGGAATCCTTTATACAAAA ATACCAAGATTCAAACAACGGAAACTTTCCATCACTTAATCTTACACATAAAGAAGTCGGTGGCTCTTTCTACACAGTACGGGAGATTGTACGTgatataattcaagaaaataGAGTGTTGGGTCCTGCTAAGTTCACTTTGGAAGATCTAAACACTGATAAATTTTTTGAACAAAATCCGCTGGGTTCAATTGCCAGAGTTCCCGAACCTTTTTCCACTGCATCTTCAATTGAAAATCATTGTGAGTCTGACAAGGTTCAGGatacaaataaaacaatgaTTTCTGTTTCTGATGGGTCGTATACTGAAGTTGTGGACAAGGTGGTTGACAAAGGGCACGTCATAAGTTTTGGTCACAAGGAACCTATTGAAGCGGTTGTTGCTGATGGGCGTGATACTAGAGCTGAGCATCAAGTGGTTGACCAAGAGCATACCATGAATGTTAGCCCCATAGGTGTTACGACCAATGAATCTGTTGAAATTTCTGTGGATGGATGTTGCACTGGAAATGAGTACAAATTTGTCGACAACGGGCATGTCTTAAATGATAGCCAGGTGAATATAGTGTGTAAGGAGTCAAATAAAATTGCTATTCTTGAGATGCAGTTAAATGATTCTTCTACACTCAAACAGAAAGTTGAACAAGAGTTGGCAGCTGCCAAAACACCAATGACCAAAGTAAATGCTGTGACAGAGGACTTAATAGTCGAGACATTTCCACTAACCCCTGGTTCCATGACTGCTGATGGAATAAGAAGTCCTGAAGGGTTGATGGACTCACGTAATTCACCAGAAACTGATATGAAAATGTTGGAATTGAGACAAGACGAGGAAAAGTCTGAATTAAATGGTATAGAGCCCTCGAAGAATTTCAATTTATTGGACAATAAATTTGAGGATGCCCCggtaaatcaaatattaaagaaCACCTCTAACACTGGGCTTGATAAGGAGGAGAGTGTAGGAGATATATCTGAAGAAAGCTCCAATCATTCTACCCACAAAGAACATTATGAATTTGAAGACCGCACTGATTCTCAAGTTGGAGTATCGCATAAAAATACCATAACCATCGACCAAAGCAAGAAAACGGATGAAATTATG ACAAACACTCAAACCAATAACCTCAGCAAGACATGTAAACCATCAGAGGAAGACGATGACCTGCTAAAAGCCGATAAACATATAGTTGAAGGTCAACTTGGTGGCAACTCTCAGAGAAGCGGCACAACTGTGGATAGGATACATCT AGAATCCTGGGATGGAGCAGATAAGAATTCCGCAAAGCGAGAACCCAACCCTCTTTTAGCTGCTTGGAAAGTTTTTGTGGATGCTTTTGTAAAATTTTGGTCGGCATGA